The following are encoded together in the Leptolyngbya sp. FACHB-261 genome:
- a CDS encoding DEAD/DEAH box helicase, which translates to MKVPVRLHELLQQSNEAMKPFLMLIGQGSAEIDCTGVESLEPEQLDLLFSYAPDNWDIADLWPIINVDTLSDNLAAQLEQWINQRRGRILVQDLSANQPAETSDCPTLDIFNLRDEVIGDYRKYIESFLKIRDQRVKDFVDRELERGELWPDPLVQLNPSYRQGANIPTLMSEGILHPSCDRYFPDYVSKYSFRLHQEQAFRIAQRQEPYVLTTGTGSGKSMTYVIPIFDDLLRNPGVKGVRAILVYPMNALINSQKEEFDKFLSQVPGTHIRVEKYTGQENLAKKTEIQNNPPQIILTNYIMLELMLSRNQEEKLVASPDLKFLILDELHTYRGRQGADVAILIRKLRQRCGQKLLCIGTSATMSTEGARSNRNQTVAAVASKLFGIEVKAENVVYETLERTIQRPDPTVDELREAIAVGLPPEEEQTLAAFRSHPLAAWMEMAFGLQEEEGHLVRRTPISLATGAAKLAAETQTDEGACLELLRGMFFWGSKTKGLAFRLHQFISQGGSVYATTEKRGDRLLTLEGQYSTTEDRLLYPLVFCRECGQDYYLVHYDRDQNEVKPLLPTALSASLEDSNIREGYITLDEPGLWDESEEDRLPDTWFNETKRQGRVPKKEYADFIPQRLRVLPSGRVVSSLFEGTSYWFTPKPFLTCLNCGVVHDKKKNEFTKLSRLSSEGRSTATTLLCLSTVNRLKTSGAISPQAQKILSFTDNRQDASLQAGHFNDFVQTSLLRASLNGAMQAKQKLTHTELAQAVVEQMGLSQADYAKQVADYGPGKRRNEEAFRNLIEYRLYEDLRKGWRIVQPNLEQCGLLGIEYEGLEEVCRATEFWQKHGHPILLQASSEQRYEVVRAVLDQLRKDLVLDAELLQPQRVDQLKKEVRQAIKDPWCFDEYERLNEARWASISTAKAGRDVIKLTARSKIGKFLRSAQTWTWRNQNISEADYDGLIKTLIAALADTGYLLQEGQDVQIRIDAMIWRAQQASHIKPDPMTSKRLQGTEDVQLEVNQFFQEFYGRSGPNVHNMEGREHTGQVKNEDRQKRETQFRNGELSTLFCSPTMELGIDISDLNVVHMRNVPPSPANYAQRSGRAGRSGQEALVITYASVGSGHDQYFFRRPEQMVAGVVVPPKLELGNQDLIKSHIHSLWLAHTGLYLESSMNQILDLEGNGYPLKEMIRNQLTLSSDTLDRCFQATKVILEDAFCTADLRRATWYTEDFLRQVIEDALTSFDRACDRWRKLYRDAVTQLEASRQTIDKATRGLTSQEERNNAEAQEREAKRQIDLLVGQTNQGKNQSQLEFYPYRYFASEGFLPGYNFPRLPVRAYIQAGEDGEFVSRPRVVAIREFAPRNILYYEGSKFQISKTRIPVKGIESGYQRVALCPQCGYFHTGDDWQRDLCENCNIKIAPDSYGNPAKLNRVLSMETMLTRRRERITCDEEERLKYGYNVTTHFRFEQQKRELAVVTAEDGTKLLEITYGDTANIWRVNRGLRSSQERGFKVDRATGTWGDTKSEENPDTLQTEVHLMVEDVCNVLLIKPFNIPIQHSDKFLASFQYAMERAIQAVYKLEENELASERLGQGQYLLFWEASEGGAGVLSQILENPAAFQALAKEALDICHFVHEKESCTKACYECLLSYRNQFDHPLLDRHAIRGYLDQLTKSTISRHVQGMSREEQYQQLRAQTDPNSAFEREFLDELYNQGIKLPDSAQELIPEANVKPDFLYRDAKVAIFCDGSVHDHPEQQEQDRIARENLKYSAGYYVLTFRYNEDWRAKLSVLNSF; encoded by the coding sequence ATGAAGGTCCCCGTTCGGTTACACGAGCTGCTCCAGCAAAGCAATGAAGCTATGAAGCCGTTCTTGATGCTGATTGGGCAGGGCAGTGCCGAGATAGATTGCACTGGAGTAGAATCGCTGGAACCCGAACAGTTAGACCTTCTCTTTTCTTATGCCCCAGACAATTGGGATATTGCAGACCTCTGGCCCATCATTAATGTCGATACCCTATCCGACAACCTAGCTGCTCAGTTAGAGCAATGGATTAACCAACGTCGAGGCAGAATACTCGTCCAAGACTTATCTGCAAATCAGCCAGCCGAAACAAGCGATTGCCCCACTCTGGATATTTTCAATCTTCGCGATGAGGTGATCGGGGATTACCGGAAATACATCGAGAGTTTTCTGAAAATCCGCGACCAGCGAGTGAAAGATTTTGTCGATCGAGAGCTAGAACGGGGAGAGCTGTGGCCAGACCCGTTGGTGCAGCTTAATCCGTCCTATCGACAAGGAGCTAATATCCCTACCCTTATGAGCGAGGGAATATTGCATCCATCCTGCGATCGCTATTTCCCAGACTATGTTTCTAAATACAGCTTTCGGTTACATCAAGAGCAAGCGTTTCGGATCGCGCAGCGCCAAGAACCTTATGTTCTAACCACTGGAACCGGCTCTGGGAAGAGCATGACGTATGTTATACCCATTTTTGATGACCTGCTGAGAAATCCAGGTGTTAAGGGAGTCCGGGCGATTTTGGTCTACCCCATGAATGCCTTAATTAACTCCCAAAAAGAAGAATTCGATAAATTCTTAAGCCAGGTTCCAGGTACGCATATCCGCGTTGAGAAGTACACCGGGCAAGAAAACCTAGCAAAGAAAACAGAGATTCAGAACAACCCACCCCAGATTATTCTGACCAACTACATAATGCTGGAGCTAATGCTCAGCCGTAATCAGGAGGAGAAACTAGTTGCATCCCCTGACCTGAAATTCCTGATTCTTGATGAACTGCACACCTACCGGGGTCGTCAGGGTGCAGATGTGGCAATTCTGATTCGTAAACTGCGACAGCGCTGTGGACAGAAACTGTTGTGCATTGGCACCAGCGCCACGATGTCCACGGAAGGAGCGCGATCGAATCGAAATCAAACCGTTGCAGCTGTTGCCAGTAAACTCTTTGGCATTGAGGTTAAAGCAGAGAATGTTGTTTATGAAACGTTAGAACGGACGATTCAGCGTCCCGATCCGACAGTGGATGAACTACGGGAGGCGATCGCCGTAGGACTACCCCCAGAAGAAGAACAAACTTTAGCAGCATTCCGATCGCACCCTCTAGCTGCCTGGATGGAGATGGCCTTTGGACTTCAGGAAGAAGAAGGGCACCTAGTTCGACGAACACCCATTTCGCTAGCCACTGGCGCAGCCAAACTCGCTGCAGAAACTCAGACCGATGAAGGAGCCTGTCTTGAACTGCTACGGGGGATGTTTTTCTGGGGGAGTAAGACGAAGGGGCTTGCTTTCCGGTTACACCAATTCATTTCCCAAGGGGGAAGCGTGTATGCCACGACTGAGAAACGGGGCGATCGCTTACTGACCCTCGAAGGGCAATACTCAACAACTGAGGATCGACTGCTCTATCCCCTCGTATTTTGCCGGGAGTGTGGTCAAGACTATTACCTTGTTCATTACGATCGCGACCAGAACGAAGTAAAGCCACTCCTACCCACGGCCCTGAGTGCTAGCTTGGAAGACTCCAATATTCGAGAGGGATACATCACTCTAGATGAACCAGGATTATGGGATGAGAGTGAAGAAGACCGCCTTCCAGATACCTGGTTCAATGAAACAAAGCGTCAGGGAAGAGTTCCCAAGAAGGAATACGCTGACTTTATTCCTCAGCGGTTGCGGGTGCTGCCGAGTGGTCGAGTCGTTTCATCTCTTTTCGAGGGTACGTCTTACTGGTTTACCCCTAAGCCATTCCTGACCTGCTTGAACTGCGGGGTCGTTCACGACAAGAAGAAAAACGAATTTACGAAACTTTCGCGCCTAAGTAGCGAAGGCAGAAGTACCGCAACAACATTGCTTTGTCTTTCAACTGTGAATCGATTGAAGACGAGCGGAGCAATATCACCACAGGCTCAAAAAATTCTGAGTTTCACCGATAACCGTCAGGATGCCTCACTCCAGGCAGGCCATTTTAACGACTTCGTGCAAACGAGTTTATTGCGAGCTTCCTTGAACGGTGCGATGCAAGCTAAGCAAAAACTAACCCATACAGAGTTAGCCCAAGCGGTGGTTGAGCAGATGGGCCTATCTCAGGCAGATTATGCCAAACAGGTTGCAGACTATGGTCCTGGTAAGCGTCGGAACGAAGAGGCATTTCGCAATCTCATTGAATATCGGCTCTATGAAGATTTGCGAAAAGGCTGGCGGATTGTTCAGCCGAACTTAGAGCAGTGTGGACTCTTGGGAATTGAATATGAGGGACTTGAAGAAGTCTGTAGAGCAACAGAATTTTGGCAGAAGCACGGGCACCCAATTTTGCTTCAAGCCAGCTCGGAACAACGCTACGAAGTAGTTCGAGCTGTGCTTGACCAGCTTCGTAAGGATTTAGTGCTGGATGCAGAACTGCTGCAACCACAACGAGTTGATCAGCTTAAAAAAGAAGTGCGTCAAGCAATTAAAGATCCGTGGTGTTTTGATGAGTATGAACGTCTCAACGAAGCGCGATGGGCCTCAATCTCAACAGCAAAGGCAGGTAGAGATGTCATTAAGCTCACAGCACGCAGCAAAATTGGTAAATTTTTGCGCTCTGCCCAAACTTGGACGTGGCGTAACCAAAATATCTCTGAGGCAGATTATGACGGCTTGATCAAAACTCTCATAGCAGCACTGGCAGACACTGGCTATCTTCTCCAGGAGGGGCAAGATGTCCAAATTCGGATTGATGCGATGATTTGGAGGGCACAGCAAGCCAGCCATATCAAGCCAGACCCGATGACCTCAAAACGATTGCAGGGGACTGAAGATGTGCAGTTAGAGGTCAACCAGTTTTTCCAGGAGTTCTATGGCAGAAGTGGCCCAAATGTTCACAATATGGAAGGGCGTGAGCATACGGGGCAAGTGAAAAATGAAGATCGACAAAAAAGAGAAACCCAGTTCAGAAATGGAGAACTTTCAACCCTTTTCTGCTCTCCCACGATGGAGCTTGGAATTGACATCTCAGATCTGAATGTCGTTCACATGCGAAATGTACCGCCCAGTCCGGCTAATTACGCCCAACGGAGTGGGCGAGCTGGACGAAGTGGACAGGAGGCATTAGTCATTACCTACGCCTCAGTTGGGAGTGGACATGATCAATACTTCTTCAGGCGACCGGAGCAAATGGTTGCTGGTGTGGTTGTACCGCCTAAGTTAGAGCTAGGAAACCAGGATCTGATCAAATCGCATATTCACTCTCTATGGTTGGCTCATACAGGTCTTTACCTTGAGAGTTCAATGAATCAGATCCTCGATCTGGAGGGTAATGGCTACCCACTCAAAGAGATGATCCGCAACCAGCTCACTTTATCCTCTGATACTTTGGATCGCTGCTTTCAAGCAACAAAGGTCATTTTAGAGGATGCATTCTGTACGGCTGATTTACGACGGGCGACTTGGTATACAGAAGACTTTCTCCGGCAAGTCATCGAGGATGCACTGACAAGCTTTGATCGAGCCTGCGATCGGTGGCGCAAACTTTACCGCGATGCAGTCACACAGCTTGAAGCATCCCGGCAAACGATTGATAAAGCCACACGAGGTTTGACGTCTCAGGAAGAGCGAAATAATGCTGAAGCCCAAGAACGGGAAGCAAAACGACAAATTGACTTATTGGTGGGGCAGACGAATCAAGGCAAGAATCAGTCGCAGTTGGAATTTTACCCTTATCGCTACTTTGCCTCCGAAGGTTTTCTACCTGGCTATAACTTTCCTCGATTACCAGTACGGGCATACATCCAGGCAGGGGAAGATGGAGAATTTGTTTCCCGACCACGAGTAGTGGCGATTCGCGAATTTGCACCTCGAAACATTCTCTACTATGAAGGAAGTAAATTTCAAATCTCGAAGACCCGTATTCCTGTAAAGGGTATTGAAAGCGGGTATCAGCGGGTCGCACTCTGCCCGCAGTGTGGATATTTCCATACAGGGGATGATTGGCAGAGAGACCTATGTGAAAACTGTAATATCAAGATTGCACCGGATAGCTATGGCAATCCTGCAAAACTCAATCGAGTATTGAGTATGGAGACGATGCTCACTCGACGACGTGAACGAATCACTTGTGATGAGGAAGAACGGCTTAAGTACGGCTATAACGTCACAACCCACTTCCGCTTTGAACAGCAAAAACGAGAGTTAGCCGTTGTTACTGCCGAAGATGGCACGAAGCTACTGGAGATCACCTATGGCGATACAGCAAATATTTGGCGGGTTAACCGAGGCTTAAGGAGTAGTCAGGAGAGAGGATTCAAAGTCGATCGTGCAACGGGAACTTGGGGAGATACCAAGAGTGAGGAGAACCCCGATACGTTGCAAACAGAAGTGCATCTAATGGTTGAGGATGTTTGCAACGTACTTCTCATCAAACCCTTCAACATTCCGATACAGCATTCAGATAAGTTCCTGGCTAGTTTCCAATATGCGATGGAAAGAGCTATTCAGGCTGTATATAAACTCGAAGAGAACGAACTCGCATCTGAACGGCTGGGACAGGGGCAATATCTTCTATTCTGGGAAGCTTCCGAGGGCGGTGCTGGTGTTCTCTCACAAATACTAGAAAATCCAGCAGCATTCCAAGCATTAGCGAAAGAAGCTTTAGATATCTGCCACTTTGTTCATGAAAAAGAGAGCTGCACCAAGGCTTGTTATGAATGTCTCCTCTCCTATCGCAATCAATTTGACCATCCACTACTCGATCGCCATGCAATCCGTGGATACCTTGATCAACTTACAAAAAGCACAATAAGCCGCCATGTTCAAGGAATGTCCCGTGAGGAACAATACCAGCAATTACGAGCACAGACAGATCCAAACTCAGCCTTTGAACGAGAATTTCTCGATGAACTGTACAACCAAGGCATAAAGTTGCCAGACTCAGCCCAAGAACTGATCCCAGAGGCTAATGTAAAGCCTGACTTCCTGTACCGAGATGCCAAAGTAGCAATTTTCTGTGACGGTTCAGTTCATGACCATCCTGAACAACAGGAGCAGGATCGCATTGCCAGGGAGAACCTCAAATATTCTGCTGGATACTACGTTCTTACCTTCCGCTACAACGAAGATTGGAGGGCAAAGTTAAGTGTGTTGAACTCCTTTTAA